The following are encoded together in the Pontibacter liquoris genome:
- a CDS encoding ABC transporter ATP-binding protein: MKTYFRILQYARPYSRFVPLYTLYTILGIIFGLFNFTLIIPLLNVLFGEVGAAEAAQMSATKPAFSFSIDFVKHFFNYHFGQMILQEGKQGALLFVCLIIVGSVLLANLFRYLAFRVIGALRAHVVRNMRHAVYQRVTELQLGFFNNERKGDLMTRLTVDIQEVESSVVSTLTVIVREPISIIAFFAILFSMSVKLTLFTLILLPLSGGIISGISKQLKRKAKQGQDSLSFILTIIDETISGMRVIKAFNAEPFILGKFHDQNDRYARIQRSIANKRDLASPLSEFMGVTVVAGLLYYGGSLVLSQQSELKPAEFITYIILFSQVLVPAKAMSSAFSNIQRGLVSGERVLQVIDTVPQIQNKPDAKVLPAFEHQITFRNVGFGYGGKPVLEDINISIEKGKTVALVGPSGGGKSTLADLIPRFYDPTSGAILIDGHDIRDYTMESVRDKIGVVTQESILFNDTIFNNIAFNKVNATEEEVIAAAKIANAHEFIIQAEQGYQTVIGDRGGKLSGGQRQRLSIARAILKNPPILILDEATSALDTESEKLVQEALTNLMKNRTSIVIAHRLSTIQHADEILVLQQGHIVERGRHDELVLNSGLYARLTQMQLTV, from the coding sequence ATGAAAACGTACTTCCGCATTCTGCAATATGCTCGGCCTTATAGTCGGTTTGTGCCGCTTTACACGCTTTATACCATTCTGGGCATTATATTCGGCTTGTTCAACTTCACGCTGATCATTCCGCTGCTCAATGTGTTGTTTGGCGAGGTAGGCGCTGCCGAGGCCGCCCAAATGTCGGCTACTAAGCCCGCGTTCAGCTTCTCCATCGACTTTGTAAAGCACTTTTTCAATTACCATTTCGGGCAGATGATTCTGCAGGAGGGCAAGCAGGGCGCGCTGCTGTTTGTGTGCCTTATCATTGTGGGCTCGGTGCTGCTGGCGAACCTGTTCCGCTACCTGGCTTTCCGGGTTATCGGGGCGTTGCGGGCGCACGTGGTCCGCAACATGCGCCATGCCGTTTACCAGCGCGTAACGGAGCTGCAACTGGGCTTCTTCAACAACGAGCGCAAAGGCGACCTGATGACGCGCCTGACCGTGGACATACAGGAAGTGGAAAGCTCGGTAGTGAGCACCCTGACCGTGATTGTGCGGGAGCCAATCTCGATCATTGCCTTTTTTGCCATTCTGTTCAGCATGTCCGTAAAGCTCACGCTATTTACGCTGATCCTGCTGCCCCTCTCGGGCGGTATTATCTCGGGCATTTCCAAGCAACTGAAGCGCAAAGCAAAGCAGGGCCAGGATTCGCTCAGCTTTATTTTGACGATCATTGACGAGACGATCTCGGGCATGCGCGTGATCAAAGCCTTCAATGCCGAGCCTTTTATCCTGGGCAAGTTCCATGACCAGAATGACCGCTATGCCCGTATCCAGCGCTCCATTGCCAACAAACGCGACTTGGCCTCGCCGCTGTCGGAGTTCATGGGCGTGACGGTAGTAGCAGGACTGCTGTATTATGGCGGCTCGCTAGTACTGAGCCAGCAATCGGAGCTGAAGCCGGCCGAGTTTATCACCTACATCATCCTTTTCTCGCAGGTGCTGGTACCGGCCAAAGCCATGTCTTCGGCCTTCAGCAACATCCAGCGGGGCCTGGTGTCGGGCGAGCGGGTACTGCAGGTAATCGATACCGTGCCGCAGATACAAAACAAACCCGACGCTAAAGTATTACCGGCTTTTGAACACCAGATCACTTTCCGGAACGTGGGCTTTGGCTACGGCGGCAAGCCGGTGCTGGAAGATATCAACATCAGCATTGAAAAAGGAAAAACGGTGGCGCTTGTGGGCCCTTCGGGTGGTGGCAAATCCACGCTGGCAGACCTGATCCCACGTTTCTATGACCCGACCAGCGGCGCCATCCTCATCGACGGCCACGACATACGCGATTATACCATGGAATCGGTACGTGACAAGATCGGCGTGGTGACGCAGGAATCCATCCTCTTCAACGATACCATCTTCAACAACATCGCCTTTAACAAGGTAAATGCCACGGAAGAAGAAGTAATTGCGGCCGCTAAAATCGCTAATGCGCACGAGTTTATCATCCAGGCCGAGCAGGGTTATCAGACCGTTATTGGTGACCGCGGGGGCAAGCTTTCCGGCGGCCAGCGGCAGCGCCTGAGCATTGCCCGTGCCATACTTAAAAACCCGCCGATCCTGATCTTAGACGAGGCCACCTCGGCCCTGGATACCGAATCGGAGAAGCTGGTGCAGGAGGCGCTTACCAACCTGATGAAGAACCGGACCTCTATTGTAATTGCCCACCGGCTGAGCACCATTCAGCATGCCGACGAGATCCTGGTGCTGCAGCAAGGCCATATTGTGGAGCGGGGCAGGCACGACGAATTGGTACTAAACAGCGGGCTTTATGCCCGCTTAACACAGATGCAACTAACTGTATAA
- the upp gene encoding uracil phosphoribosyltransferase encodes MERTNLHILTESPSLANHFVAELRDITVQGDSMRFRRNLERLGELLAYEISKTLPYTSTTLTTPLAQTSTLLLTEQPVLATILRAGLPLYQGMLHYFDKAYSTFVGAYRVEEENTELVINMEYLASTDLHDKILILADPMLATGRSLLKAYEGMLRHGKPKQVHFAAAIASPEGIALVRQHVPEAMIWLGALDERLNERAYIMPGLGDAGDLAFGPKI; translated from the coding sequence ATGGAAAGAACAAATCTCCACATCCTGACTGAGTCGCCCTCGTTGGCCAACCATTTTGTAGCGGAGCTGCGCGATATAACGGTGCAGGGCGACAGTATGCGCTTTCGCCGGAACCTGGAGCGGCTGGGCGAGCTGCTGGCCTACGAAATCTCGAAAACGCTGCCCTATACTTCTACAACCCTTACTACGCCGCTGGCCCAAACCAGCACGCTGTTGTTAACCGAGCAGCCGGTGCTGGCTACCATCCTGCGGGCGGGCCTGCCGCTGTACCAGGGCATGCTGCATTATTTTGATAAGGCCTACAGTACTTTTGTGGGCGCCTACCGTGTAGAGGAGGAGAATACCGAACTGGTGATCAACATGGAGTACCTGGCCTCGACGGACCTGCACGACAAGATCCTGATCCTGGCCGACCCGATGCTGGCCACCGGCCGGTCGCTGCTGAAGGCGTACGAAGGCATGCTGCGCCACGGTAAGCCGAAACAGGTGCACTTTGCGGCCGCTATTGCCTCGCCGGAGGGCATTGCCCTGGTGCGGCAGCACGTGCCGGAAGCTATGATCTGGCTCGGAGCGTTGGATGAGCGCCTCAATGAGCGTGCCTACATCATGCCCGGGCTGGGTGATGCCGGCGATCTGGCCTTTGGTCCTAAAATATAG
- the lpcA gene encoding D-sedoheptulose 7-phosphate isomerase: MNQTILAELTQAQTVLNAFLSDPNNLTAIAQGADVMAASVKAGGKILSCGNGGSMCDAMHFAEELTGRYRDNRKAIPAISISDVSHMSCVGNDYGYDFVFSRYLEALGNPGDVLLAISTSGNSANVLRAAETAKAKGMKVVGLTGKDGGKLAPLCDVEIRVPHMGYADRVQEIHIKVIHIFILLLEQKLV; this comes from the coding sequence ATGAACCAAACCATACTGGCCGAACTGACACAGGCACAAACTGTGTTAAACGCCTTTCTTTCTGACCCCAATAACCTTACCGCCATTGCACAAGGAGCTGATGTGATGGCTGCCTCGGTAAAAGCCGGCGGCAAAATACTGAGCTGCGGCAACGGCGGTTCGATGTGCGATGCCATGCACTTTGCCGAAGAGCTGACCGGCCGCTACCGCGACAACCGCAAAGCCATTCCGGCCATTTCTATTTCGGATGTGAGCCACATGAGCTGCGTGGGCAATGACTATGGCTATGATTTTGTGTTTTCGCGCTACCTCGAGGCACTGGGCAACCCGGGCGATGTACTGCTGGCCATCAGCACCAGCGGCAACTCTGCCAACGTGCTCCGCGCTGCTGAAACGGCCAAAGCCAAAGGGATGAAAGTAGTAGGCCTCACCGGCAAAGACGGCGGCAAACTGGCACCCTTGTGCGACGTAGAAATACGGGTGCCGCACATGGGCTATGCCGACCGCGTGCAGGAAATCCATATCAAGGTGATCCACATCTTTATACTGCTGCTGGAGCAAAAGCTGGTGTAG